A region from the Ammospiza nelsoni isolate bAmmNel1 chromosome 1, bAmmNel1.pri, whole genome shotgun sequence genome encodes:
- the NEDD9 gene encoding enhancer of filamentation 1 isoform X2, which produces MKYKNLMARALYDNVPECAEELAFRKGDILTVIEQNTEGLEGWWLCSLHGRQGIVPGNRVKLLVITPVRSGQGYVYEFPSKHQKDAYDIPPIRPLQGIYDIPPTSVKGPALPVPMGEAKGVYDIPPAKGVYAAPPSACQDDTALRENLQDFSSSVGHSVRPEGVYDIPPPITKATGKELNRFSPESLLLPGGMPQTHGVYDIPTNHQNHFLGQQIAPEKDVYDTPRGVAFPGQQTGLSENPIAEGREGVYDVPPPVLQDNKGLQDVTDGMNRLSFSSTGSTRSNMSTSSTTSKDSSHSASTAQDKRLILDPDTAIERLYRLQQMVEAAVSHLTAFITPDWRSYGYMEKHINEIHAAVDKVEQSLLEYLQFAKGSAANASCLPEFSLLNKMRREVQRLEDSHQILTQTSHDLNSYSWSLNVLAVNRVQNKCDDLDRFIMVARTVPDDAKQLTTTISVNAELLFRQALGSSRVKNAAENIMNAADCVYDSPQMQRHGEKAQNHCSSLPPLLGKGQHPYSATSEGSEKSWMDDYDYVHLQGKEEFERQQKELLEKENIIKQSKMELEHHQINQFQRLEQEITKPVENDISKWKPPQALQTSHDSRLLLFYSDQCETHFNSLLNAIDAFFSCVNSSQPPRIFVAHSKFIILSAHKLVFIGDTLARQMTTQDMCNRVMNSSNQLCELLKSVVLATKAAALSYPNTASLQRMVDRVTELSHHAQLFKLSLAQMASL; this is translated from the exons GTAATAACACCAGTCAGGTCAGGACAAGGTTATGTTTATGAATTCCCTTCTAAGCACCAGAAGGATGCCTACGATATCCCCCCCATTCGCCCTCTCCAAGGG ATATATGACATTCCCCCCACATCGGTTAAGGGGCCTGCACTTCCAGTTCCCATGGGAGAAGCAAAAGGAGTGTATGACATACCACCTGCCAAGGGG GTCTATGCTGCACCTCCCTCTGCATGCCAAGATGATACAGCCCTGAGGGAAAACTTGCAGGATTTTTCATCTTCAGTGGGCCACAGTGTAAGACCAGAAGGAGTATATGATATTCCTCCTCCTATCACCAAAGCAACTGGAAAAGAACTTAATAGATTTTCTCCTGAGAGCCTATTATTGCCAGGTGGAATGCCACAGACACATGGTGTTTATGACATCCCTACAAACCATCAAAACCATTTTCTTGGACAGCAAATTGCACCTGAAAAAGATGTTTATGATACCCCGAGGGGAGTTGCATTCCCAGGACAACAGACAGGACTCAGTGAAAATCCCATtgcagaaggaagagaaggtgTCTATGATGTGCCACCACCAGTCCTCCAAGACAATAAAGGCTTACAGGATGTGACTGATGGGATGAATAGGTTGTCTTTCTCCAGCACAGGAAGCACGAGGAGTAACATGTCCACATCGTCAACGACATCAAAAGACTCTTCTCATTCAGCATCAACTGCACAGGACAAAAGACTAATCCTTGATCCAGACACTGCTATAGAGAGGCTGTATCGCCTCCAGCAGATGGTGGAGGCAGCTGTCAGTCACCTCACAGCCTTCATCACACCAGACTGGCGGTCCTATGGGTATATGGAGAAACACATCAATGAAATCCACGCTGCTGTGGATAAGGTAGAGCAGTCGCTGTTGGAGTACCTCCAGTTTGCCAAAGGATCGGCAGCCaatgcctcctgcctgcctgagTTCAGCCTCCTCAACAAAATGAGGAGAGAGGTGCAAAGGCTGGAGGACTCTCACCAGATCCTTACCCAAACCAGTCATGACTTGAACAGCTACAGCTGGTCTTTGAATGTCCTAGCTGTCAAcagagtgcagaacaagtgcGATGACCTGGATCGGTTCATTATGGTGGCAAGGACGGTCCCGGACGATGCCAAGCAGCTGACCACCACCATCAGTGTCAACGCTGAGCTGCTCTTCAGACAGGCACTGGGCAGCTCCCGTGTCAAAAACGCAGCAGAGAACATAATGAATGCTGCTGACTGTGTGTATGACAGTCCTCAGATGCAGCGGCATGGAGAAAAGGCCCAGAACCACTGCAGCTCCCTTCCGCCGCTCCTGGGTAAAGGCCAGCACCCCTACAGTGCCACCAGTGAGGGCTCAGAAAAGAGCTGGATGGATGACTATGATTATGTTCACCTGCAG GGGAAAGAAGAGTTTGAAAGGCAACAGAAGGAGcttctggagaaagaaaatatcatcAAGCAGAGCAAAATGGAGCTAGAGCACCATCAG atcAATCAGTTTCAGCGTCTGGAGCAAGAGATCACAAAGCCAGTGGAGAACGACATCTCCAAATGGAAGCCCCCGCAGGCCCTGCAGACCTCCCACGACAGCCGCCTGCTTCTCTTCTACTCCGACCAGTGTGAGACTCACTTCAACTCCCTCCTCAACGCCATCGATGCCTTCTTCAGCTGTGTCAACTCCTCCCAGCCCCCGCGGATCTTCGTGGCACACAGCAAATTCATCATTCTGAGCGCGCACAAACTCGTGTTCATCGGGGACACGCTCGCGAGGCAGATGACGACTCAGGACATGTGCAACAGAGTGATGAACTCCAGCAACCAGCTGTGTGAACTGCTCAAGAGCGTTGTGCTGGCCACCAAGGCGGCTGCCTTGAGTTACCCCAACACGGCATCCCTGCAGAGGATGGTGGACAGAGTAACAGAGCTCTCTCATCACGCGCAGTTGTTCAAACTCTCACTGGCCCAAATGGCGTCCTTATGA